One Bdellovibrio bacteriovorus str. Tiberius DNA segment encodes these proteins:
- the lptB gene encoding LPS export ABC transporter ATP-binding protein: MSMLTIKDISKSFKKRKVVDGASFSVESGQVVGLLGPNGAGKTTSFYMVVGLVQPDSGTINLDEANITQEPMYKRARVGLSYLAQEPSIFRKLTVAENITVALEAHGYSGASRSEKLEQLIGDFHVGHIRDSYGYALSGGERRRVEIARALAGSPKFILLDEPFAGIDPIAVADIQNIIRELKAKGIGVLITDHNVRETLGICDYAYILKDGKIQVSGSSDEIANSELARKFYLGENFKL, from the coding sequence ATGAGCATGCTCACCATCAAAGACATTTCCAAGTCCTTTAAAAAGCGCAAGGTCGTTGATGGCGCATCTTTTTCTGTGGAGTCCGGTCAGGTTGTAGGCCTGCTGGGTCCCAACGGTGCCGGTAAGACCACTTCGTTCTATATGGTGGTGGGTCTGGTTCAGCCGGATTCAGGCACGATCAATCTGGATGAAGCCAATATCACCCAAGAGCCCATGTATAAACGCGCCCGCGTGGGTCTGAGCTATCTGGCGCAGGAGCCAAGCATCTTCCGCAAACTGACGGTGGCTGAAAACATCACTGTGGCTTTGGAAGCTCATGGTTATTCCGGTGCGTCCCGTTCTGAAAAGCTGGAGCAGCTGATCGGGGACTTCCACGTCGGTCACATCCGCGACAGTTATGGCTATGCCCTGTCCGGGGGGGAGCGTCGCCGGGTTGAGATCGCCCGCGCGCTGGCGGGGTCACCGAAGTTCATTCTGCTGGATGAGCCGTTTGCGGGTATCGATCCCATTGCGGTCGCTGACATCCAGAATATCATCCGCGAACTTAAGGCCAAAGGTATAGGAGTTCTGATCACGGATCATAACGTGCGTGAGACTTTGGGCATTTGCGACTATGCTTATATATTGAAGGACGGGAAGATTCAGGTCAGCGGAAGTTCTGATGAAATCGCAAATTCCGAATTGGCACGTAAGTTCTATCTCGGCGAAAACTTTAAGCTGTAA
- the lepB gene encoding signal peptidase I, with protein sequence MNRWREYLTTLVLAVVCALFVRHFLVTAYKVPTGSMQPALKPGDFIFASRVSYGVQIPFASKRWNLTLPARGDIVVFSYPNQPSVTYVKRVVGLPGDRVQIVKGRLVLNDEPVSYEKLDAASDNPNAELFDIFKETSGADSWRVIFQKTPDDKDFGPLVVPPGEVFLLGDNRDASDDSRYWGTVPMTQVVGRVALIWLSLDWQQKWGGDRYPSVRWDRVFSTVH encoded by the coding sequence ATGAATCGTTGGCGGGAATATCTAACAACTTTGGTTTTGGCAGTGGTGTGCGCACTTTTTGTGCGTCACTTTCTGGTGACCGCTTATAAAGTCCCGACAGGTTCCATGCAGCCGGCGCTGAAGCCCGGTGATTTCATCTTTGCCTCACGTGTGTCTTATGGTGTGCAGATTCCGTTTGCTTCCAAGCGCTGGAATCTGACTTTGCCAGCTCGCGGGGATATCGTGGTTTTCAGTTATCCCAATCAGCCCTCTGTCACTTACGTCAAACGCGTGGTGGGTTTGCCTGGGGATCGGGTGCAGATCGTAAAAGGCCGCCTCGTTTTGAATGACGAGCCCGTGTCTTATGAAAAACTGGATGCGGCTTCTGATAACCCCAATGCGGAACTCTTTGATATCTTCAAAGAGACTTCCGGTGCTGACTCCTGGCGTGTGATTTTCCAGAAAACTCCGGACGATAAAGATTTCGGCCCGCTGGTTGTGCCTCCAGGAGAGGTTTTCCTGCTGGGGGATAATCGTGATGCCAGTGACGACTCGCGCTATTGGGGCACGGTTCCTATGACCCAGGTGGTGGGCCGCGTGGCTTTAATTTGGCTTTCGCTGGATTGGCAGCAGAAATGGGGTGGCGATCGCTATCCTTCAGTGCGTTGGGACCGAGTTTTTTCTACGGTTCATTGA
- the lepB gene encoding signal peptidase I has product MSDKQPKSWDFRTKHFWTEGWGSLFLAVFIALFIRWGFIEAYVIPSGSMLPSLLIHDHIFVNKLTYGLRVPFSEKWLVKFNEPERGEVIVFKYPKDMSTFFIKRIVGEPGDKVYYENGTLYINDKPVEKKVPANMDDFAWLRDADFQRDGNINDSKENYVEFTEVLPAGKVAKEGKEHAILLRKGDIYETFGPVTIPDDHLFVMGDNRMNSSDSRVWGFLPKQNILGRAMFVWLSCEETVPMLPFLCNPLTIRWGRFFHPVN; this is encoded by the coding sequence ATGAGCGACAAACAACCAAAAAGCTGGGACTTTAGAACGAAACACTTCTGGACAGAGGGTTGGGGCTCTTTGTTCCTGGCGGTGTTCATCGCTTTGTTCATTCGCTGGGGCTTTATCGAAGCTTACGTGATTCCATCGGGCTCCATGTTGCCGTCGCTTTTGATTCATGACCATATCTTCGTGAACAAGCTGACTTACGGTCTGCGCGTTCCTTTCAGCGAAAAATGGCTGGTAAAATTCAACGAACCAGAGCGTGGGGAAGTGATCGTCTTTAAATATCCTAAAGACATGAGCACCTTCTTCATCAAACGCATCGTGGGCGAGCCGGGCGACAAGGTTTACTACGAAAACGGCACTCTTTATATCAACGACAAACCGGTTGAAAAAAAGGTTCCGGCCAACATGGATGACTTTGCATGGCTTCGCGATGCGGACTTCCAGCGTGATGGCAACATCAACGACAGCAAAGAAAACTATGTTGAATTCACTGAAGTCCTGCCTGCGGGCAAGGTCGCCAAAGAGGGTAAAGAGCATGCCATCCTTCTGCGCAAGGGTGATATCTATGAAACCTTTGGCCCCGTGACCATTCCGGATGACCATTTGTTTGTTATGGGTGACAACCGCATGAATTCTTCCGACAGCCGTGTTTGGGGTTTCCTGCCAAAACAAAACATCCTGGGTCGTGCGATGTTCGTATGGCTAAGTTGCGAAGAAACGGTGCCGATGCTTCCGTTCCTGTGCAACCCGCTGACCATCCGCTGGGGACGTTTCTTCCACCCTGTGAACTAG
- a CDS encoding adenine phosphoribosyltransferase yields MDLKSLIRDVPDFPKPGIIFRDMSPLLQNAEALTFVSHNLLKHVDLTYVDYFAGIESRGFILAAHMAATHKKGFLPIRKAGKLPPPTRKVSYALEYGTAEIELPPGKGRVVIVDDVLATGGTLQAAIDLCLLAGYSVESVAVLVNLTFLNKMTYNDQKVASLVQY; encoded by the coding sequence ATGGATTTAAAAAGCCTGATTCGTGACGTTCCTGATTTTCCAAAGCCGGGGATCATTTTCCGCGACATGTCGCCGCTGCTGCAAAATGCAGAAGCCCTTACTTTTGTTTCCCATAATCTTTTGAAACATGTTGATCTGACTTACGTGGACTATTTTGCGGGCATTGAATCCCGTGGATTTATCCTGGCGGCCCATATGGCGGCCACCCATAAAAAAGGTTTTTTGCCGATTCGTAAAGCCGGCAAGCTGCCTCCACCAACGCGCAAGGTTTCCTATGCCTTGGAATACGGCACGGCAGAAATCGAACTGCCTCCGGGCAAGGGCCGTGTGGTGATCGTCGATGACGTTTTGGCTACGGGTGGCACTTTGCAGGCGGCTATTGACCTGTGCCTGTTGGCCGGATACTCCGTGGAGTCTGTGGCGGTTCTGGTCAATCTGACGTTCCTTAACAAGATGACCTACAATGATCAAAAGGTGGCTTCGCTTGTTCAATATTAA
- a CDS encoding 5'-methylthioadenosine/S-adenosylhomocysteine nucleosidase family protein yields MALPGESQGFFEKENIPVVYTGIGKVNAALVAMDVIHKTKCKVMINLGTAGSSRFKTHDLVEVSSFVQRDMDISPLGFKVGETPFDPLPGAIDLIPFFPELSHGVCGTGDSFETGTPKVPCELVDMEGYALAKVCRKMNVQLISLKYITDGADHNAHNDWEANLVHGAKKLLEFYKKMVTIPG; encoded by the coding sequence ATGGCGCTTCCAGGCGAATCCCAGGGCTTCTTTGAAAAAGAAAATATCCCTGTGGTTTACACTGGCATTGGCAAAGTGAATGCCGCGCTGGTGGCCATGGATGTGATTCATAAAACCAAGTGCAAAGTCATGATCAATCTGGGAACTGCGGGCAGCTCCCGTTTTAAAACCCATGACCTTGTCGAGGTTTCAAGCTTCGTACAAAGAGACATGGACATCTCGCCACTGGGGTTCAAGGTTGGGGAAACTCCGTTTGACCCGCTTCCGGGCGCGATTGATCTGATTCCGTTTTTCCCGGAGCTGTCTCACGGGGTGTGTGGAACCGGGGACAGTTTTGAAACGGGCACTCCGAAAGTGCCTTGCGAACTTGTGGACATGGAAGGTTACGCCCTGGCCAAGGTTTGTCGCAAAATGAACGTGCAGTTGATTTCACTGAAGTACATTACCGACGGGGCGGATCACAATGCCCACAATGATTGGGAGGCCAATCTGGTTCACGGGGCTAAAAAGCTTCTGGAATTTTACAAAAAAATGGTGACCATCCCTGGTTAG
- the rpoN gene encoding RNA polymerase factor sigma-54, whose protein sequence is MALRQTMNLSQSLVITPQLQQAIKLLQMSRMELESAVRSELEENPILEESESALKEDDLQRTKEAANEVEHSETPDQQNIQDPQKQDEFEWESYIEANQKPPQSGMAGSEEIMNYENVITASQTLHDHLYWQVKMNGFSEEEERAADALIGAIDDDGYIKVPLEQIAEEEKVDLALLEDTLTLIHEFDPPGVGARDLQECLLIQAKHMEEDTHDLVTLIKNHVKDLEKKNYEAIAKALNRDVEDIVEICKIIYAMDPKPGRAFVSSDTHYVTPDVYVYKVGDDYVVSLNEDGLPRLKISNFYKNMLKGGKTTGDKTQDYIQEKLRSAVWLIKSIHQRQRTIYKVTESIVKHQREFFEKGSEHLKPMVLRDIANDIGMHESTVSRVTTAKYVHTPQGIYELKYFFNSGISSSDGDSLASESVKIKIKDLVAKEDPKNPLSDQKIVDLLKVEGIQIARRTVAKYRDVLKILPSSQRKKYF, encoded by the coding sequence ATGGCTCTTCGACAGACGATGAACCTGAGCCAGTCTCTGGTAATCACTCCACAGCTGCAACAGGCGATCAAGCTTTTGCAGATGTCGCGTATGGAGTTGGAGTCGGCTGTGCGCTCCGAGCTGGAGGAAAACCCGATCCTTGAAGAATCCGAATCGGCTCTGAAAGAGGACGACCTTCAAAGAACCAAAGAGGCTGCCAACGAAGTTGAGCATTCCGAAACCCCAGATCAGCAGAACATTCAGGATCCGCAAAAGCAGGATGAGTTCGAGTGGGAATCCTACATCGAAGCCAACCAAAAGCCTCCACAGTCCGGTATGGCGGGTTCTGAAGAGATCATGAACTATGAGAACGTCATCACGGCGTCTCAAACCCTGCACGATCACCTTTACTGGCAAGTTAAAATGAACGGCTTCTCTGAAGAAGAGGAAAGAGCCGCGGACGCCCTGATCGGCGCCATTGATGATGATGGTTACATCAAAGTTCCTTTGGAACAAATTGCTGAAGAGGAAAAAGTGGATCTGGCGCTGCTGGAAGACACTCTGACCCTGATTCATGAATTCGATCCTCCGGGTGTGGGTGCCCGCGATCTGCAGGAATGTCTGCTGATCCAGGCCAAACACATGGAAGAGGACACCCACGATCTGGTCACGCTGATCAAAAATCACGTGAAGGATCTGGAAAAGAAAAACTATGAAGCCATCGCAAAAGCTTTGAACCGCGACGTTGAAGACATCGTGGAAATCTGCAAAATCATCTATGCGATGGATCCGAAACCGGGTCGTGCCTTCGTCAGCAGTGACACGCACTATGTGACTCCGGATGTTTACGTGTACAAAGTCGGTGATGATTACGTGGTGTCTTTGAACGAAGACGGTCTGCCGCGTTTGAAAATCTCGAATTTCTATAAAAACATGCTTAAAGGTGGCAAAACCACCGGCGACAAGACCCAGGATTATATCCAGGAAAAACTTCGTTCTGCCGTTTGGTTGATCAAGTCCATCCATCAAAGACAGCGCACGATCTACAAGGTGACCGAGTCCATTGTGAAGCATCAGCGCGAGTTCTTTGAAAAAGGTTCTGAGCACTTAAAACCGATGGTTCTGCGCGATATCGCCAACGATATCGGCATGCACGAATCCACGGTCAGTCGTGTGACCACAGCGAAATATGTGCACACACCACAGGGTATCTATGAACTGAAATATTTCTTCAACTCGGGTATCAGCTCTTCTGATGGTGATTCACTGGCTTCCGAGTCAGTTAAAATCAAAATCAAGGATCTGGTGGCCAAGGAAGATCCGAAGAATCCATTGTCCGATCAAAAGATCGTGGATTTGCTGAAGGTCGAAGGAATTCAGATCGCACGTCGTACGGTAGCCAAATACCGTGATGTTCTTAAGATTCTGCCTTCTTCTCAGCGCAAGAAGTATTTCTAA
- the hpf gene encoding ribosome hibernation-promoting factor, HPF/YfiA family, with the protein MKLNYTFKHLDHSDSLEKYTEERMSEVGRFLLKEGYGNVYFSKVKSEFCVEISVNTREKYFKATAYGPDIYGAVDACAEKMEKQFLKTNKQYKDHKKPELTKGARQETFSRWKKAA; encoded by the coding sequence ATGAAACTCAACTATACCTTTAAGCATCTGGATCACTCCGATTCCCTGGAAAAGTACACCGAAGAAAGAATGTCCGAGGTGGGGCGTTTCCTGCTTAAAGAAGGTTACGGCAACGTGTATTTCAGTAAGGTTAAAAGTGAATTCTGCGTTGAAATCTCTGTGAACACTCGCGAGAAATATTTCAAAGCCACAGCCTACGGCCCGGATATTTACGGTGCAGTGGACGCATGTGCCGAAAAAATGGAGAAACAATTCCTTAAGACAAACAAACAATATAAAGATCACAAGAAGCCTGAACTTACCAAGGGAGCACGTCAGGAGACGTTCTCACGTTGGAAAAAGGCGGCGTGA
- the lepA gene encoding translation elongation factor 4, giving the protein MDPKYIRNFSIIAHIDHGKSTLADGLLSATGSLSDREKKDQFLDNMELERERGITIKAQTVCLDFKSKDGNMYQINLIDTPGHVDFSYEVSRSLAACEGAILVVDAAQGVEAQTLANVYLAMENNLEIIPVLNKIDLPSADPEGVAKQIEDTVGLDCTGIIHASAKEKIGITDILEAIVEKVPPPKADRSLTPRALIFDSWFDAYQGVVVLVRMVDGVIKKGDKIKFMATDRDYEVLRMGKYKPFPLMQDVLEAGEVGFIVCGIKDIRDVQVGDTVTAAKNPATQPLAGFQRIKPMVFAGIFPVVASEYENLKDALDKLCLNDSSLTFEVEKSAALGFGYRCGFLGLLHMEIVQERLEREFNLDLITTAPTVVYRITKTDGTEMMLENPSGMPVETQIAKFEEPYVKVTLHTPTDYIGGILKLCEDKRGIQQKMEYVTDKKVIIEYKLPMNEMVMDFYDRLKSISKGYASLEYEFVGFEESDLVKLDILINGEAIDALSLIVHRSKAQNRGRLLAEKMKELIPRQMYQVAIQAAIGAKIIARETLGAIRKDVTAKCYGGDISRKRKLLEKQKEGKKRMKAIGHVEVPQEAFLAILKVED; this is encoded by the coding sequence ATGGATCCTAAATACATACGCAATTTCTCTATCATCGCTCACATCGACCACGGCAAATCTACTTTGGCTGACGGTCTTCTTTCTGCAACCGGCTCATTGTCGGATCGTGAGAAAAAGGATCAGTTCCTCGACAACATGGAACTTGAGCGCGAACGCGGCATCACCATCAAAGCTCAAACAGTCTGTTTGGATTTCAAATCCAAAGACGGCAACATGTATCAGATCAACCTGATCGATACACCGGGGCACGTGGACTTCTCTTACGAAGTGTCCCGTTCATTGGCAGCGTGCGAAGGCGCGATTCTGGTTGTCGACGCCGCTCAAGGTGTTGAAGCCCAGACTCTGGCCAACGTTTATCTGGCAATGGAAAATAATCTTGAGATCATTCCTGTTCTGAACAAGATCGATCTTCCTTCAGCGGATCCCGAAGGCGTGGCAAAGCAGATCGAAGACACGGTGGGCTTGGACTGCACAGGTATCATTCACGCGTCGGCGAAAGAAAAAATCGGTATCACCGACATTCTGGAAGCGATCGTTGAAAAAGTTCCGCCACCAAAAGCGGACCGCAGCCTGACACCAAGAGCTTTGATTTTCGATTCTTGGTTTGATGCTTACCAGGGCGTTGTTGTCCTGGTTCGTATGGTCGACGGCGTGATCAAAAAAGGCGACAAGATCAAGTTCATGGCCACGGATCGTGACTATGAAGTTCTGCGCATGGGTAAATACAAGCCGTTCCCGCTGATGCAGGATGTTCTTGAGGCGGGTGAAGTGGGCTTCATCGTCTGCGGTATCAAAGATATCCGTGACGTTCAGGTGGGTGATACCGTTACGGCGGCTAAAAACCCGGCGACCCAGCCTTTGGCAGGTTTCCAGCGTATCAAGCCGATGGTTTTTGCCGGTATCTTCCCGGTCGTGGCTTCTGAATACGAAAATCTGAAGGACGCTTTGGACAAACTTTGTCTGAATGACTCGTCTTTGACATTCGAAGTTGAAAAATCCGCGGCACTTGGTTTCGGTTACCGTTGTGGTTTCCTGGGCCTGTTGCACATGGAAATCGTTCAAGAGCGTCTTGAACGTGAATTCAATCTGGATCTGATCACCACGGCTCCGACAGTTGTGTATCGAATCACAAAAACTGACGGCACCGAGATGATGCTGGAAAATCCATCCGGCATGCCGGTGGAAACCCAGATTGCCAAGTTTGAAGAACCTTACGTAAAAGTGACCCTGCACACGCCAACCGATTATATCGGCGGCATCCTGAAGCTGTGCGAGGACAAGCGTGGTATCCAGCAGAAGATGGAATACGTCACCGACAAAAAAGTCATCATCGAATACAAACTGCCGATGAATGAAATGGTGATGGACTTCTACGATCGTTTGAAATCCATCTCCAAAGGTTATGCTTCTTTGGAATATGAATTCGTCGGTTTTGAGGAATCAGACCTGGTGAAACTGGATATTCTGATTAACGGTGAGGCTATCGATGCCCTGTCTTTGATCGTTCACCGTTCCAAGGCGCAAAACCGCGGCCGTTTGCTGGCTGAAAAGATGAAAGAACTGATTCCTCGTCAGATGTATCAGGTGGCGATCCAGGCAGCTATCGGTGCCAAGATCATCGCGCGTGAGACTCTGGGGGCAATCAGAAAAGACGTGACCGCCAAGTGTTATGGTGGTGATATTTCCCGTAAGCGTAAGCTTCTGGAAAAGCAAAAAGAGGGTAAGAAGCGCATGAAGGCCATCGGCCATGTCGAAGTCCCTCAAGAAGCCTTCCTCGCGATCCTGAAAGTCGAAGACTAG
- the lepB gene encoding signal peptidase I translates to MSEPKATPNLKGTWNQAILTFLFPILLVMGVRWALFEPFVIPSGSMIPNLLIHDHILVKKFAYGLHIPFSDKWLVQWSTPQRGDVVVFKYPENPDVYYIKRLIGLPGDRIEVRAGRITVNDKAFDMAPYEGPLVNNNEFYYFTENNTQKSYVVRFLSEESSADVQVYQVPPGQFFFMGDNRDQSSDSRYWGFVKNDYLVGKASVIWLSCNSTLPTMTFVCDPSQIRFNRLFKVLD, encoded by the coding sequence ATGTCTGAACCCAAGGCCACTCCCAATCTGAAAGGAACATGGAATCAGGCGATCCTGACTTTTCTGTTTCCGATTCTGCTGGTGATGGGAGTGCGCTGGGCCTTGTTTGAGCCCTTCGTGATCCCTTCCGGGAGCATGATTCCGAATCTGCTGATCCATGACCATATTCTGGTAAAAAAATTCGCTTACGGTCTGCACATTCCTTTCAGTGACAAGTGGCTGGTGCAATGGTCAACGCCCCAGCGTGGGGATGTTGTTGTCTTCAAATATCCGGAAAATCCGGATGTCTATTATATCAAGCGACTGATTGGCCTGCCAGGGGATCGCATCGAAGTTCGCGCCGGTCGTATCACCGTGAACGACAAGGCTTTCGACATGGCCCCTTATGAAGGCCCTTTGGTGAACAATAACGAGTTTTATTATTTCACCGAAAACAACACGCAAAAATCCTATGTCGTGCGTTTCTTGAGTGAAGAAAGCTCGGCCGATGTGCAGGTGTACCAGGTGCCGCCGGGGCAGTTCTTCTTTATGGGGGACAATCGCGATCAATCCAGCGACTCTCGTTACTGGGGTTTTGTGAAAAACGATTATTTGGTCGGAAAAGCCTCGGTCATCTGGCTTTCCTGTAACAGCACTTTACCGACGATGACATTTGTGTGCGACCCCTCACAAATTCGTTTCAACCGCCTGTTTAAGGTCCTGGACTGA
- the metK gene encoding methionine adenosyltransferase, giving the protein MKNYLFTSESVSEGHPDKMADQISDGILDAILAQDPKGRVACETLLTTGLVVVGGEITTSAKVNFSEVAREVVKRIGYDHSDKGFDYKTCGVMIAVGQQSPDIAVGVKETLSDDQGAGDQGLMFGYAVNETPELMPLSIAMSHKLVKDLAALRKAGRVDWLRPDAKSQVTVQYENGIAKRIDAVVISTQHADSVSNATIKEFITEELIKKSIPGNWIDAKTKFFINPTGRFVTGGPMGDAGLTGRKIIVDTYGGHGAHGGGAFSGKDPSKVDRSAAYASRHIAKNIVGAGLAERCLVQVAYAIGVAEPVSITVNDYGTSKVGPEVLEKAVRQVFDLRPARITKDLDLLRPIYSPTAAYGHFGRNEESFTWERLNKVDQLKDAVKTLA; this is encoded by the coding sequence GTGAAAAACTACCTGTTTACGAGTGAATCTGTATCCGAAGGTCACCCCGATAAAATGGCCGATCAAATCTCTGACGGTATTCTGGATGCCATCCTGGCTCAGGATCCGAAGGGCCGTGTTGCCTGTGAAACCCTGCTGACGACTGGTTTGGTTGTTGTTGGTGGTGAAATCACAACTTCTGCAAAAGTGAATTTCTCTGAAGTGGCCCGTGAAGTTGTAAAACGCATTGGTTACGATCACTCTGACAAGGGCTTCGACTACAAAACTTGCGGCGTGATGATCGCCGTAGGTCAGCAGTCCCCGGATATCGCCGTGGGCGTTAAAGAAACTCTTTCCGACGATCAGGGCGCGGGCGACCAGGGTCTGATGTTCGGTTACGCTGTGAATGAAACTCCAGAACTGATGCCTTTAAGCATCGCGATGTCTCACAAACTGGTGAAAGACCTTGCGGCTCTTCGTAAAGCGGGTCGTGTGGACTGGTTGCGCCCGGATGCTAAATCCCAGGTGACAGTTCAGTACGAAAACGGCATTGCAAAACGTATCGATGCGGTGGTTATCTCCACTCAGCACGCAGACAGCGTTTCCAATGCAACGATCAAAGAATTCATCACTGAAGAACTGATCAAAAAATCCATCCCGGGCAACTGGATCGATGCGAAAACCAAATTCTTCATCAATCCAACGGGCCGTTTCGTAACGGGTGGTCCAATGGGTGACGCTGGTTTGACCGGTCGTAAAATCATCGTGGACACTTACGGTGGTCACGGTGCTCACGGTGGTGGCGCGTTCTCTGGTAAAGATCCTTCTAAAGTGGACCGCTCGGCTGCTTATGCGTCGCGCCATATTGCTAAGAACATCGTGGGTGCGGGCCTTGCGGAACGTTGCCTGGTTCAGGTGGCTTACGCGATTGGTGTGGCTGAACCGGTCAGCATCACTGTAAATGACTACGGCACAAGCAAAGTAGGCCCTGAAGTTCTTGAAAAAGCGGTTCGCCAGGTCTTCGATTTGCGTCCAGCTCGCATTACAAAGGATTTGGACCTGCTAAGACCGATTTACAGCCCGACAGCGGCTTACGGCCACTTTGGTCGTAACGAAGAGTCCTTCACTTGGGAGCGCCTGAACAAGGTCGACCAGCTGAAAGACGCTGTAAAGACTTTGGCTTAA
- the lptC gene encoding LPS export ABC transporter periplasmic protein LptC produces MALLVALFVEILIVFPSHLEHEDEVALRQRVEKRDKEAKERKKKGIKEDPGPSSLADQKMGGVHLVESQSGNRDWELFAVSAEGSQAGGKWALQQVRVLFYNKEKLEFTVTGDEGTIDDKSKDLSVIGNVVTKSENGYVFKTPSIFYSSKTRQIVSPEQVLMEGPRDSSGAGLFLKGASMKVLVEQSKMLIQNKVTAQKPMKDGKKFEISADGAEFSGKNREARFLGAVRMNYDNMKLEGPEASFLYGKGADILSSVAVKGGVRVSDVDKFATSESVNLDLLANQYTFKGRPKVIQNNDELTGEEIVFLEGGKKVKVERVRAKVENKDQ; encoded by the coding sequence ATGGCTCTTCTCGTCGCTTTGTTCGTCGAGATTCTTATTGTTTTCCCATCGCATTTGGAGCATGAGGACGAGGTCGCTCTGCGCCAGCGGGTTGAAAAGCGCGACAAAGAAGCCAAAGAACGCAAGAAAAAGGGCATCAAGGAAGATCCGGGCCCATCCAGTCTGGCCGATCAAAAAATGGGCGGCGTGCATCTGGTGGAAAGTCAGTCCGGTAATCGTGACTGGGAGCTGTTCGCGGTGTCTGCCGAGGGCAGTCAGGCGGGTGGCAAGTGGGCTCTGCAACAGGTGCGGGTGCTTTTTTACAACAAGGAAAAGCTGGAATTCACCGTCACGGGCGATGAAGGCACTATCGACGACAAATCCAAGGATTTGAGCGTCATTGGCAACGTTGTGACCAAGTCCGAGAATGGCTACGTTTTCAAAACACCATCTATCTTCTATTCGTCCAAGACCCGTCAAATCGTCAGCCCGGAACAGGTGCTGATGGAAGGTCCGCGGGATTCTTCCGGTGCTGGCCTGTTCTTAAAAGGCGCCAGCATGAAAGTTCTGGTCGAACAGTCCAAGATGCTGATTCAGAACAAGGTGACGGCGCAAAAACCAATGAAGGACGGGAAAAAGTTTGAAATTTCCGCCGACGGCGCCGAATTCAGCGGTAAAAACCGCGAGGCCCGCTTCCTGGGGGCCGTTCGCATGAATTACGACAACATGAAGCTGGAAGGTCCTGAAGCCTCTTTCCTGTATGGAAAGGGTGCGGATATTCTGAGTTCTGTGGCGGTGAAGGGCGGCGTGCGCGTCAGCGACGTGGACAAATTCGCTACGTCCGAAAGTGTGAATCTGGACCTGCTGGCAAATCAGTACACGTTCAAGGGGCGTCCTAAGGTGATTCAGAATAACGATGAACTGACCGGCGAGGAAATCGTCTTCCTTGAAGGCGGAAAAAAGGTTAAAGTTGAACGAGTACGTGCGAAGGTGGAGAATAAAGATCAATGA
- a CDS encoding substrate-binding periplasmic protein, whose amino-acid sequence MVGDSWPPFAFREKGRAVGMSVDIVRAAFKNVGEEIELVQVPYPRCLAQTQSGKFPACFNSARSKDMDADFLFPKEPLFKSKGLIVSLRTGTPLKVQKVKDLEGRTVALPNGFPFGVEFDENSKINKVFTANDLTSLMMLNSRRVDFVAIDEYVFYYYLKNKPEFRDRFKIMVEMSEEPIYVHFSKKHPETKNLMKKFEMGLSMLKASAGYKSILENWVGPDGQRSVNVTSVVYHPAHLREPLYFPDLLPE is encoded by the coding sequence ATGGTGGGGGATTCCTGGCCGCCGTTTGCTTTTCGTGAGAAAGGGCGTGCTGTGGGCATGTCCGTGGATATTGTGCGGGCGGCATTCAAGAATGTGGGGGAAGAAATCGAGCTGGTTCAGGTTCCTTATCCGCGCTGTCTGGCGCAGACACAGAGTGGGAAATTTCCGGCTTGTTTTAATTCTGCGCGCAGCAAGGACATGGATGCGGATTTTCTTTTTCCCAAAGAACCGCTTTTTAAAAGCAAGGGTTTGATAGTTTCTTTGCGGACGGGAACTCCGCTCAAGGTGCAGAAGGTGAAGGATCTGGAAGGTCGCACCGTGGCCCTGCCGAATGGGTTTCCTTTTGGTGTCGAGTTTGATGAAAATTCCAAAATCAACAAGGTGTTCACTGCCAATGATCTGACCAGTCTGATGATGCTGAATTCACGCCGGGTTGATTTTGTCGCCATCGATGAATACGTGTTTTATTATTACCTGAAAAACAAACCTGAGTTCCGGGATCGTTTTAAGATCATGGTGGAGATGAGCGAAGAGCCCATCTATGTGCACTTTTCAAAAAAACATCCCGAGACAAAAAATCTGATGAAGAAATTTGAAATGGGACTTTCAATGCTGAAAGCTTCCGCAGGGTATAAAAGCATTCTGGAAAACTGGGTGGGACCCGACGGGCAGCGCAGTGTGAATGTGACCTCGGTGGTGTATCACCCGGCTCATTTGCGCGAGCCGCTTTATTTTCCGGACTTGCTGCCGGAATAG